The genomic stretch TTGATAAGGAGCGATAACATGAGTCAGGATAATGAGCATCATGATATTATGACAATCTCTCAAGTGGCGAAGTATTTTCAAATTAGTGAGATGACCACATATAAATTAGTTCAGGATGGAAAAATTCCGGCTTTTAAAATTGGCAGTCACTGGCGTATTCAAAAGTCTGATCTTACTGAATTAATTAAGAAACTTAAGAACGGTGAGCGAATTTAGACGCTCTAAACGAAGAAAGCCCGATGATCCAAACGGATCATCGGGCTTTCTTCATTACTTATGAAGCAGAGGCTTCTCCTCTAAGCTCATTTTCAATGTCTTCAAGACTTCTTCCTTTCGTTTCTGGTACATACTTCATAACAAATAGGAAAGCAAATACACCGATTACAGCAAAGATTACAAATACCCATGCTGTTCCGAGCGCACCAAGTAAAACAGGGAAAAATAATGAAACAATTAGGTTTGATGCGGATAACAGGAGCGTCGTAAATCCTGTCGCTGCGCCACGTGCTTTATTCGGGAAGAGTTCTGGTAGCATAACCCAAACAACCGGACCCCAAGTGGCGGAGAAAAACACGATAAAGAGACCGAGAAAGACAACGGTTAACCAGGCAATTGTCGTGGTTAGTTCTGCCGTAAAGAGAATGGTTGCAAGAACGGCTAAGCTTAACGACATGCCAACATTGCCTAGGAGTAACAGTTTTTTTCGACCGAGTTTATCAATCGTAGCGATGGCAACAAGCGTCATTAAGACATTTACGATTCCGATCCCAAGCGTCCCAAGAATGGAAGCTGAATCACCGAGACCGGCTTTCGTGAAAATGGTAGGTGCATAGTAGATCACCGCATTAATACCAATTAACTGCTGAAAGATGGCGATCCCACTTCCAACGAGAAGCATCGGTCGAATCCATTTTGATTTAAGAACATCCCACGTGCTTTCTTCCACTTCTTCAATCTTCTTCATTTGCTTCATTTCTTCATCAATTTCATCTTGCTTTCTCGTTAAAGCCATGACGTTTCGTGCCTCATCTTCACGATTTCGTTTGATGAGCCAACGCGGGCTTTCTGGCATAAAGAGAACGCCAATCATTAAAACAAGTGCAGGAACGGAAGCGAGTCCAAGCATCCAGCGCCACCCCTCAATTGGTGCAAATGCATAATTAATGAGGTAAGCAAGCACAATTCCTATTGTAATCATTAACTGATTAAGTGAAGCAAGTGCGCCTCTTGATCTTGTTGGCGCCATTTCTGATAAGTATACAGGTACAATGGCCGTGGATCCTCCGACAGCAAGCCCAAGAATAACGCGACCTATAATTAAAACGACAGCATTCGGAGATAAAGCCAATACGAGTGAACCGATTAAATAAATGAGTGCGATTGCAAATACAACCCGTCTTCGCCCAAAACGGTCTGACACATATCCGCTCATGCCTGCTCCTACGATCGCACCACCTAATAGCGAGCTAACGACAACCCCTTGTAGAAAATCGGATAAAGGGATGTCTTGTTCAATAAATAATAACGCGCCAGATATGACACCGGTATCATATCCATACAACAATCCTCCGAGAGCCCCGAAGAAAAAAATCCAACCTTTGCTTATGTTTCTTTTCATAGAAGTACCCACCTTTTCACAACTTCTTTCTCCCAAATATCTTCCACATTTATGCAGGGAGCAAACATGGTATTTGAGGATGAATGTGTTCAGAAAAGGAAAGCTCTTGTCTTGACTTGTGACACGGTGTCACATATAGTTGGGGAGGTGATATGACACGGTGTCATAATTTTGTTGGTAGGTGATTTAATGTGCCAAAAGCTACGTTCTATAATTTAAAAGAAGAAAAGCGACAAATATTAATTGATGCTGCGAAACAGGAATTTTCCAGAGTTTCTCTTTACGAAGCATCTATCTCCAATATTTTAAAAACAGCTGGTATTCCAAGGGGAAGCTTTTATCAATACTTTGAGGATAAAGAAGATGCTTTTTTTTATTTATTAAATGAACATGCAAAAGAACGTCACGAATGCTTGGTTTCAAACTTAAAAAAGTACGAAGGAGATTTGTTTAAAGCCATTAGTGAAATTTTTAGGTCGACACTTGAGCATTCTGAGGATAAAGGGCAAAGGGATTTTATACGAAACGTATTGCTTAACATGAACTACAAAATTGAAAATACGTTTTCACAATATTTATCAGAAGACGTTGCTAATGAGCGGTATGATGATATTTATGATCTTGTTAATGCCGAACAGCTAAATGTAGCAAGCCGAAAAGAAATGTTTCATGTGATGCAAATCCTAACCGCAGTTACCTTTCATAATTTGATTCACAGCGTTTCGAACAACTTATCGGTCTCAGCTGCAATGAAGAAATATGAGACGGAGCTTAAACTATTGCAATCGGGTCTTATGCGATCGTCTTCTTAACGAACATCAAGAAAACAAACAGTGAGAAAGAAGGGAGAACATGAACGACAATCAACAATCAGGAGAAGGGATTGGTTCCTTTAACAAAGTCCCGCTCTTGATCGTCCTTTTATCTGGGGCATTTGCAGCCATTTTAAACCAAACGCTGCTTGCAACAGCTCTGCCTCATATTATGGTCGATCTCGATCTTGAGGCAAGTACAGCACAGTGGCTAACATCGATCTTTATGCTCGTCAACGGCGTGATGATTCCAATTACGGCATTTCTAATAGGAAAGTTCACCACAAGAACACTCTTTTTAACCGCGATGGGATTATTTGCAGTCGGAACGGCGATTTGTGCAGTGGCACCGAATTTTCCCCTCCTTATGGTCGGGCGAATTATTCAGGCTTCTGGGGCGGGGATTATCATTCCCCTCATGCAAACGATCCTCTTTTTAATCTTTCCCGTAGAAAAACGCGGAACAGCAATGGGGATGTTTGGCCTTGTCATTTCATTTGCACCAGCAATCGGACCGACGTTATCCGGTTGGCTCGTTGAGCAATACCCGTGGAGAAGTTTGTTCTATGTCATTCTTCCCATTGTGATTATTGATTTTGTTATTGCTTATTTGATTTTGAAAAACGTGACAGAACAAACGAATCCGAAGCTTGATATTTTATCAATCGTCCTTTCTTCACTAGGATTTGGCGGTTTGCTGTACGGGTTTAGTAGTGCAGGTACAAATGGATGGGCAAGCGAACAGGTTATTATTTCCATGCTTATTGGCGCAGTTACACTATGCTGGTTCATTTTACGTCAGCTAAAATTAAAACAACCCGTGCTTCAATTTAGAGTGTTTCAATATAAGCTTTTCACGTTAACAACGGTATTAGGAATGGTTGTGTTTATCGCGATGATTGGGGCGGCAACTGTGCTCCCTTTGCTGATGCAAAATATGCTTGGTTTCACAGCGTTTGAATCAGGATTAATGCTTTTACCAGGTGCTCTTATAATGGGCTTTATGAACCCTATTACTGGACGAATTTTTGATAAGTTTGGGGCAAAGTGGCTTGCCATTATTGGGCTGATCATCGTAACGGTGACGACATTTATGTTTACGAACTTAACACCTGATACAACGTTCACTTATCTTGCCATTGTGAATGCGGTAAGAATGTTCGGGGTTGCCATGGTTATGATGCCGGTAACTACAGCTGGACTTAATCAGCTTCCAGCTCATCTTATTCCACATGGCACAGCCATGAACAATACCATGCGTCAGGTGTCTGGTGCGGTTGGCACAGCCCTTCTCGTAACTGTCATGTCTCAAGCAGCACAGCCATCCCGTGGTGTGGAAGGTCTTGTTCACGGGGTGAATGTCTCCTTTATCGTTGCGGGGATTTCTGCGATTATTGGACTTGTGATGGCATTCTTTATCAGGCAGCCGAAAGCGGATAAAGAACCTGCTGAACGAACCAAAGTAGCGACTGAAAATTAACAGAGTGAATTATTAAGAGAATCTCTTTTCTAAAGAATTGATCTAGATCTTAAAAAGAAATAACTCTTCAAAAACTCTTTCTACACATAAGTAGGAAGAGTTTTTTTGTAAGAACGGATGAAACAAATTTCCTACTCATTCGTAGAAAGAGATAACCTTTGTTAGAAGGAGCGGTAAGTGATGAAAAGAGCAAAAAATGAAAGCAAGATGGGAGTAGGGATGGGTGTTGGAGTGGCAATCGGAGCAGGAGTAGGGGTTGCGCTCGATAACATTGCAGTAGGTATTGGTGTTGGCATCGCGCTAGGAGTAGCTTATGGTACTAGTGTAAATAAAAAGAAGGATTAGCAGAAAGGCAGCTCAACCTACTATGAGGTTGAGCTGCTTGTTTATTTGTTTTGATCTGCATATACGGTCATGGCATCTCTCATAAAGAGCGCGAGACCTTCTCCGTATTGGTCAATGTTCTTTGTGAAGCGCTCATCCTCGATATACATTTGACCAAGTCCTTGAAACGCCTCAAGCGTATAATGATAGCCTACATTGTTGTTTAGAAAGTCATACCACTCGTGAATAGCATTCTGTGCTTCTTCTGAAGCGGGGGAGCCATGTCTTAACTTGGCAAGCTTTCTATAAATCGTATGGAACGACTGACCGAGCGCCTCTGTTTCATTTCTAGATAAGTTCTTCAGCTTTTGTGTTGAACCGTTAACGGCTTCATCTCCAAACCTTTCTCGAGCTTCTTGTTCATACTGGTTTTGAGCAAAGTCTAAGCCTTTAAATTTCTCTTGATCTGTCATAGTCCGTTCTCCTTTCACATTTTGAATCGTTTGGTCAATCGTGGCAATGATCGTCTCCAGACGCTCCTTCTTTTCGACAAGTCGTTCTTTTTGATAGTGCAATGCTTCAAGTTGATTGAAATCAGGGCGTCCCAAAATATTTTTGATTTTCTTAAGTGGGAAATCAAGTGCCTTAAAGAACAAAATTTGCTGTAGCTTTTCAATATCATCGTTCGTATAAAGACGATAGCCGGTTTCTGATGTTGCAGGCGATAATAGGCCAATTTCGTCGTAGTAATGAAGGGTTCGAATGCTAATACCAGTTAAATTAGCAACTTCTTTCACGTGTTTCACAACAACCTCTCCTCCTTTCCTTGTTAACTTTAGAGGATTACGTAACGTAAGAGTCAACATAAAAGATAAACGTCTTTCGTCCTATTTTAAAGATTCCTCCTCGTACTCGATCTCTTTCTAGCGGAAAAATGTTATTATTTAGGTGAATGTAGTGAATATTTAGAATAATGTACTGATCCACAATTTTCCCCTTTCACGATAAGACAACTAAAAGGAGGAGCATATGCAGGAGATGTCAATGGTTTTAAGAGATGGAAGAAGACTTGGCTATTGGGGTTATGGTGATGAAACAGGAACACCAATCATGCTTTTTCATGGAACGCCAGGATCGCGCATCTGGTTTTTAGAAGATGATGAACTGGCAAAAGCAATGGGCATTAATTTAATTTCAATTGATCGACCGGGATACGGACTTTCGACTTTTCAACATAACAGAACAATTCTCGACTGGGCTGTTGATGTGGAGGAGCTTGCATCACATCTTGGTTTAAACCGTTTTTCTGTTCTCGGCGTTTCTGGAGGGGGTCCATTTGCTGCGGCGTGTGCGTTTGCTTTACCTGATCGGATTCATCATACCGCGCTTGTTTCTTCAGCTACGCCATTTCGAAAGGGGAAAGCGCCGAAGGAAATGGCGAAAGAAAACCGCATTGCCTTTTTTCTAACAAAGTATTTTCCTTGGGTGATTAGAAAAGCGAACCTTGCTCAAAAGAAAATGTTAGAGAAAAATCCTGCGAAATACAAGTCCTCCATGTTAACTGCCACACACCGTCATCTCTCCAAGTGGGATCGGGAATTGTTAAAAGAAGAACCACTTGTGGAAACGAGCTACTATCATGCAAAAGAAGCTTACCGGCAAGGTGTAGAAGGTGTGATGTATGAAACACAGCTCTTATCGAAGGAGTGGGGCTTTGAAATTAGTGAGATTCAAAGTCCACTTCGCATCTGGCATGGAGAAAAAGATACGCTCTCACCAGTGAACGAAATTCGTAAGTTGGCAGCATATAGTTCATCAACTGAAATTACTGTAATTGATGAAGGAGGTCATTTTTTAACGGAAAATGAAGATCTTTGGGCTGATATGTTACGATATTTAAAAGGTAGTAGTAATGGCGTTTACGTAAACGCTTAAACGATGGAGATGATGAATTGAAAACAGAAAGAGAAAAAATGGTAAGCGGGGAGCTTTACCGTCCAGACGACCATGAGCTTCTAGGGGATCGCCTTCATGCAAGGCAGATAACAAGACTATACAATCAAACCATTGAAACAGATTTAGAAGAAAGAACGAGGTTGTTGAAGACCTTTCTTGGTTCAACGAAACAGAACGTATACATTGAACCTACGTTTAAATGCGATTACGGTTACAACATACATGTGGGAGAGAACTTTTTCGCGAATTTCGACTGTGTGTTTCTCGATATTTGTGAGATTCGATTTGGAGACAACTGTATGTTAGCTCCAGGTGTACACATTTATGCTGCCACGCATCCGCTCGATCCGACTGAACGCAATTCAGGTCAAGAATATGGTAAGCCTGTCTTAATTGGTGACAATGTTTGGATCGGGGGAGGAGCTATTATTAATCCAGGTGTTACGATCGGAGATAATGCCGTTATTGCTTCAGGTGCCGTGGTTGTTAAGGATGTACCGGCAAATGTGGTGGTTGGCGGGAATCCTGCAAAGCTTATTAAAGAGATTGAAAAATAAATCATTAGAAAATCATTAAATCTTATTGAAAGCGGTTTAAAAGTGGTGTATAGTTTGGTTATTAAAGTTACCAAAACGTTTCGGATATGATGGAGGTTGTGAGAGAAGCAAATGGCAACGATTAAAGATATTGCAAAACAAGCAGGCGTTTCCGTCACAACAGTGTCCAGGGCATTAAATGGGTACTCTGATGTGAGTGAGCGTACAAGAAAGAAAATTAAGCAGATCGCAGATGAGCTTTCTTACAGTCCAAACGCGTTAGCGAGAAGTCTCGTCATGAATAAGACAAAAACAATAGGTTTACTCGTATCAGGGATTTCGAGAGAAGGAGCGAAGGATAATATTGTTTTTGAAGTGTTAACTGGCGTGAATGAATACTGCGGTGAAGTTGACTATGATATTGTTTTGTTCAATACATCGAGCAGTCAGCAGAAACAGAAAACCTATACCCAGCTCTGTCGAGAGCGCCGCGTAGATGGAGTGGTTATTCAAGGAATTAAAAACGATGACCCCTATTTAATGGAAGTTGTTGAAAGCGATATTCCCTGCGTACTTGTTGATATACCGATCCAGGGTGATACGGTTGGCTATGTTGCGACTGATAATGTGGCTGGCGCAAAAGAGGCGGTTCAGTATCTCATCGATCTTGGACATAAGCAAATCGGCATGATTAATGGTCATGACCGTGCCTTTGTTAGCCAAGAGCGAATTCAGGGATATAAAGATGGATTAGAAAGCAATCATCTTCCTTATCATGAAGCACTTGTGTCTAACGGCGGATTTTCTGAAAAACAAGCAGAAAAAGAAGCTGTTTCCTTACTAACAGCCTTTCCAGAGACGTCAGCTATTTTTTGTGCGAGTGATTTAATGGCATTTGGCGTTATGAGAGCGGCAAAACGAGTTGGAAGAGAAGTCCCTAAAGAGTTGTCGATCATTGGATATGACAATATCAATCTTTCTAGCTATGTTACACCTGCTCTGACGACCATATCTCAGGATATGTTTCAAATCGGCTACTCAGCCGCCGAATTATTAATTGATTTATTGGAAGGTGGAAATCCGCCAAGAAGTAAAATTGTTTCTCATGAGCTTGTGATAAGAGAATCGACTTGTGAGCGCAAATAGAAAACCTGCATGGTCAGGTTTCTTTTTAGGAGAAAATCCGAAACGTTTAGGATTTTTTTGCGCTATTTCCAAAACGTTTAAGTAGGAGGGCAAAATGGATTATAGAGTAATAAAAGAAAATGACTTATTTCTACTAACAGATGAGAATGGGAACATTCCTCGTGACCATCCCTATGGACCAGGTCTCTATAAAAAGGATACAAGATTTCTAAGTAGCTTTGAGTTAAAGATAAACGGTGAAGAACCGATTCTATTGTCTTCAGAAGCGAAAAAAAGCTACGAAAATGAAATGATTCTGACCAATCCTCATATGGAAGATAATGGCCAGCTGATCTTATGGAGAGAGTCCATTGAACTAAAACGTAAACGCTTTATTTATGATGATGTTCTTTATGAACAGGTGACAGTGAAGAATTATTATCCGAAGCCACTTACGTTCCGCATCAGCCTCGATATCGACGTTGATTTTGCAGATATGTTTCATGTAAGGAAATTTCACAGCGGTGTAGTGGGAGCACGTACTGGTGTAGATGTGAGTACATATTCAATGAGCTACGACTACAAAGGAGCAGACAACGTCAGTCGTTCAACAGTTTTAAGCTGGGATCGTAAACCGATCGATGTGAAGGAAGGCTGTTTAGATTTTGAATTTACTCTTAATCACAGTGAGGAGGAGACGCTGACTATTAAAGTGAACCCGACGATTGCTGAAGAGCGTGGCAACGAGTATTCAACCGATGTTGCTTACGAGAAGCTCATTACTTCCTACCAATCTTGGAGTGACAAAACCACAAAAGTGAAAACAGATTATCTACCGCTACAACATATGGTTGATCGAGGTCTCAGTGATCTAAGGTTATTGTTAACGGATCTTGGTTACGGTTCCTTTCCAGTCGCTGGATTACCATGGTTTGGCGTTCCGTTTGGACGGGATAGTTTAATTGCTGCTCTACAAATGCTCTCATTCAATCCGGATGTCGCCAAAGGAACACTTAGAACAATGGCACATTATCAGGGGGAAAACAATGATCCATGGAGAGACGAACAGCCTGGAAAGATCATGCATGAAATGCGGTATGGCGAGTTAGCAAATACCAACCAAGTTCCGTTTACTCCATACTATGGTTCGGTTGATTCGACACCGTTGTTTCTCGTATTACTCGTTGAATATGTAAAGTGGACGAAAGATTTGGCACTGGCGGAAGAACTCATGCCAAACATCCTTGCTGCGCTCGATTGGATTGACCAATTTGGGGATCAAGACGGAGATGGGTTTGTGGAATACCATCAGGAATCAAGTAAAGGAATTGCGAATCAGGGATGGAAAGATTCAGGTGATTCCATTGTGCATCGGAATGGCGATTACGCGGAAACTCCAATTGCATTAGTAGAAGTCCAGGGTTATGTCTACCAAGCGAAAATAGGTCTTGCTGATATATTTGAAGCTTTACGTAATACGGAAATGGCCAATGAATTGCGTGAACAAGCGGCAAGTTTAAAAGTGATATTTCACGAAGCTTTCTGGATGGAGGACCAAGATTTTTATGCGTTAGCACTTGATAAAGATAAAAAGCAAGTTGGTACACTAACTTCAAATCCAGGACATCTGCTAGTTTCAGGTATTTTAAACAAAGAGGCAATCGAGTCTGTCTCACGCATTCTTACTTCAGAAAAAATGTTCTCCGGGTTCGGCATCCGGACAATGGGTGAGGGAGAAGCAGGATACAACCCAATGAGCTATCACGATGGAAGTGTATGGCCGCACGATAATAGTCTGATCTTGCTAGGCATGGGTAAAAACGATCGAGAAGAAGAAGCGTCTCTTATCATGAATGGTCTTATTACTGCAGCTGCGCATTTCGACTATGATCGTCTTGCCGAATTGTTTTGTGGCTACGACCATGGTTCTGGCAAATTGGTTAAATATCCAGTGGCTTGTTCTCCTCAAGCATGGGCAGCGGGGACGCCGCTAACATTTGTTCAAACACTGCTCGGGTGTTTCCCAGATAGTTTGAAGGGTGAATTAACATTAAAACCCCGTCTACTCGAAGGGATGAATGAGCTACATGTGGAGCAATTACGTATCGGTGATGGCTTTCTATCCCTCTCGCTAAAGCGAACGACGAATGGGATGACGGAACTAAATGTTCACGAAAATTCAACTGGATTAAGTATGAGTACTGCAGAAACTTCCCTGAGCTAGTCATTGGACCGCTCAGAGGCATTCATATCAAATTTTGAAAGGGGATTCATTATGATGAAAACGAAAAAATGGTTGTCTGCTACTGTTGTCTCTTCCTTCTTAATCGGCTCGATGTTAACTGGTTGTAGTAGTGGCGAGGAGTCTGGAAATGAAAGTTCAGATGGAAAGACTGTTGTTGAAATGAGCGGGTGGGGAGCTAGTCCAGAAGAACAAGAATTACTTGAAGAGACGCTTGCTTCTTTTGAGGAAGAGCATCCAGACATCGACGTAGAGTTCCAAACAATTTCTGATCAGTATATGGATGTCATGAAAACGCGCTTGATTGGCGGAGAAGCTGCGGATGTGTTTTATCTTGATGCTTCTGAAGCACCAGGTCTTATGAGCAAGGGCGTGCTTGAGCCATTAGATGAGTACGTGACAGATGATTTTGATATAGACGATTTTGAACAGCCACTCGTAGATGCATTTAAACAAGATGGCAAAACATACGGTTTTCCGAAAGACTTCTCTACCTTAGCTCTTTTTTACAATAAAAAAGCGTTTGAAGAAGCTGGATTAACGGAACCGCCTAAGACCATGGAAGAGCTTAGAGAGTATGCAAAGAAATTAACGGTTGATGAAGATGGTGATGGTAAACCAGAACAATATGGCCTAGGTCTTGCAAAAGAACTTGCACGACAATTCTACAAACTGGATTCTTATGGAGCAAAATTGGTTGACAAAGATGGAAATGCTGCATTTGCAAGTAAGGAAGCGATCGAAGCTCTTCAACCAGTTGTGGATCAATATCGTAACGATAAAACATCAGCGCTACCAAGTGATGTAGGTGCAGGCTGGGGCGGAGAGATGTTTGGACAGGGTGAAGCCGCTATGGTGATTGAAGGAAACTGGGCTGTGCCCTTCCTTGAAAATAACTTCGCTGACCTTGAATTTGGAACAGCAGAAGTTCCAACGATTAAAGGTGAACAGGCTACAGCCGCCTTTCCAGTTGCTTATGTGATGAACAAAGAGTCAGAGAAAAAAGACGCTGCCTGGGAGCTGATTTCCTACCTCACAGGGAAAGAAGGGATGAAGATTTGGACGAGTAAAGGCTTCGCGCTACCAACGAGAAAATCGGTTGCAGAAGAATTAGGTTATGCAGATGATGAAATTCGCGGTGCCCTCGTAGATGGTGCATCCTATGCGCAACCATGGCAAGCAGGGGAAAATCTTCCGACCATTTCCAATAACTTTGACAATCAATTTACAAGCGCTTTGCTTGGAGAACAACCTCTTGATAAAGCTCTGAAGAAAGCAGAAGATACAGCTAACCAGGAAATTAGTGCTGGAAATTAAGTGAGCATGGGGGAGATCTTTCCCCTTTTTAATTGGACCGTATCTTTGAAAGGAAGTGTTGTAATTGAGTAAGGGTCATCCTTCAAATCAACCCTTAGAAACGCAGGGTACAAATCCAAATTACACGAAGCGTAAGCCAATCGGGAAGGCCTTGAAAGAAACGTTCACAGGGTATTTTTTCATGGGGCCGGCCATTTTTGTGATTGGCATTTTCATCTTAATCCCTATTTTTTACGCTATTTTTCTCTCATTTAATAAAGTGGAACTTCTTGGTGGGACAAGCTATCAATTTACTGGACTGGACAATTTCTTAAGGATGGAAGTTGACAGCAGGGCATTGATTTCACTGAAGAATACAGCAGAGTATGTGGCAATCGTCGTGCCAATTCAGACATTTCTAGCCCTTATCCTCGCAGCTGTATTAAATTCAGATATTAAAGGGAAAAATTTGTTTCGTATTATTTTTTTCCTACCAACCGTTACGTCATCAGCTGTCCTCACCCTTATTTTTATGTGGATGTATAATCCAGATGGGTTAATCAATCATGTGCTAGCATTCGTAAATCTCCCAACCTATAACTGGCTAGCTGATCCAGCGATCGCCTTGAAATCGATTATGATTATGAACATTTGGGCGACGGCTCCATTTTTCATGATCATTTATTTAGCAGCCATGCAAGATATTTCAGATTCAATCTACGAAGCGGCAACGATCGACGGAGCAAATTGGTGGCAGAAATTCTTTAAAATTACCATTCCGATGTTGAAACCTGTGACATTCTTTGTGGTAGTTATGTCTGTGATTGGGACATTTCAATTGTTTGACCA from Bacillus sp. Cs-700 encodes the following:
- a CDS encoding sugar ABC transporter permease; its protein translation is MGPAIFVIGIFILIPIFYAIFLSFNKVELLGGTSYQFTGLDNFLRMEVDSRALISLKNTAEYVAIVVPIQTFLALILAAVLNSDIKGKNLFRIIFFLPTVTSSAVLTLIFMWMYNPDGLINHVLAFVNLPTYNWLADPAIALKSIMIMNIWATAPFFMIIYLAAMQDISDSIYEAATIDGANWWQKFFKITIPMLKPVTFFVVVMSVIGTFQLFDQSYIFSGGSGGPNNSTLTIVLLIYQYAFKLLDMGYASALAVVLAIIILVVTLIQRKFFAEEKLHD
- a CDS encoding ABC transporter substrate-binding protein, with the translated sequence MKTKKWLSATVVSSFLIGSMLTGCSSGEESGNESSDGKTVVEMSGWGASPEEQELLEETLASFEEEHPDIDVEFQTISDQYMDVMKTRLIGGEAADVFYLDASEAPGLMSKGVLEPLDEYVTDDFDIDDFEQPLVDAFKQDGKTYGFPKDFSTLALFYNKKAFEEAGLTEPPKTMEELREYAKKLTVDEDGDGKPEQYGLGLAKELARQFYKLDSYGAKLVDKDGNAAFASKEAIEALQPVVDQYRNDKTSALPSDVGAGWGGEMFGQGEAAMVIEGNWAVPFLENNFADLEFGTAEVPTIKGEQATAAFPVAYVMNKESEKKDAAWELISYLTGKEGMKIWTSKGFALPTRKSVAEELGYADDEIRGALVDGASYAQPWQAGENLPTISNNFDNQFTSALLGEQPLDKALKKAEDTANQEISAGN